The Myxococcales bacterium DNA window GACGCCGGTCAGTGCGATCACCTACACGGTCTGCATCTCCGCGGCGAACGGAGGTTGCGACAACTTCGTGGGCGGCACCGCGGCGGCGACGACCACGACGCACAACTTCGCGGGGCTTACCGCCAACACGACCTACTACATGCGCGTCAAGGCCGTGAACTCAACGGGCACAACTTACTCGAACCAGGTCTCTGCGCTGACGGCCCCGATCCCGCCCACGTGGAATGGCGCGGTGACGTGTCAAGCCAACACGCTGTACCCCAGCTACCTGTTCGTCGGCATCAGCGCGGCGACGCCGGGCAGCTTCGCTATCGCCGGGTACGACTACTGCGCCTCCACGAGCGCGCTCGGCTGCTCGTTCTCGTTCGTCGACGAGGGCTACCTCAACGTTGGCAACACGTACATCGGTGCGCCAGCGCCTTGGAACCCTCCGGCGGGGAAGGGCAACACGACCAACGGAACGGCACTCCTTCCGAACACGGACTACTACGTCGTGGGCCGCGTTCGTGACGCCAACGGCAACGTGGACGTTTCGAGCGCAACGGTGTGCACCACGCCGATTTCCTACACGCAGAACGTCTTGCCGACGTTCACGGGGAGCTGCAACTACGCGGGCTGCCACGGCAACAACGGATACGGCCCGTGGACGCACGACTACTTCGCGTTCACCGACAACACCGCGGCGGCTTGCGCCGCCTACCCGAACTACACGGTGGCCGGCGGGAGCTGGGGGAATTCTCTCCTCTATCGCAAGGTCGCTGGCTCGCAGGGCATCTGCGGCGCCGCCATGCCCAACCCGACGGTCGGCTCGTTCTCCTTCTCAACCTTGCTCTCGCGTTGGCTCTCTCAGGGTCGCTACGAAAACTGAACTGGCGACCCGCTATTCACGAATGATGTCGGAGCTCTTGCTATGAAAACTCGCAGAATCGTCGGTCCCTTCGCGCTTCCGTTGCTCGGTCTCTTGGCCGGCGCTTGCGGGAGCGATGAAACGCCTGCGGGCAACAACGTTACGTGTGGCACCGGCACGCGTCTCGAGGGAACCGTATGCCTCTCCGATGGCGCGGGCCCCGGCGGCACGCTGCCCGACGGGGGCCCTGCGTCAGCCACGGACGCAACGACCGCGGGCGCCGCGGCGCCGCAATTCACCGGCGTCACCTCCGTCGCTCCCGCCACCACGACAAGCCTGCAGATTACATGGGACGCCGCCAAGGACACCACGACCCCCGCGGAGAAGCTCGTCTACAACGTCTACGTCGCCACGAGCGCCGGCGCGCAGAACTTCTCCGCGCCAACGTTCACCACGCCGCCCGGCGCCACGTCGGTCGTGCTGAGCACGTTCACCAACAACACGACCTACTTCGTGGTGGTTCGCGCCGTCAACGAAGCCAAGGTTGAAGACAAGAACACCGCGGAGAAGAGCGGCAAGACCGAGGCGGACTCCGTCGTGCCAGCCTTCGCTGGAGCCACGCTCGCCGAGCCCGCCGCGGACGGCTCACTCAAGATCTCGTGGACCCCCGCGACCGATGATCGCACGGCAGCGGCTGGCATGACGTACCTCGTCTACCTGGCGACCTCCGCCGGCGGCGAAGACCTGAGCGGCCCGAGCTACGTGAGCGATGTCGGCGCGTCGAGCATCGTCATCAAGAACCTCCCTGTCGCCGAGGGCACCTACTACGCGATCGTTCGCGCCCGGGACGCAGCAGGCAACCTCGACACGAACAAGGTGGAGGTCTCGGCGAAGAACGGAAAGGACACGAAGGCGCCGGTCTTTGCCGGGTGCACCTCCGCCACGGTCAAGGACGCCAGCACCATCACCGTCAGTTGGAAGGCCGCGACCGACGACACGACGCCCGCAGGGGCCATCGTCTACGACGTCTTTGCCTCCAAGACCGCCGGCGTGCAGGACTTCACGACGCCGACGGCGACGTTCTCATCCGGGACCCTCGGCGACGTCGGCGGTCTCTTGCCCTCGAGTCAGTATTTCCTCGTCTGTCGCGCGCGCGACTTGAGCGGCAACGCGGACACGAACAAGCTCGAGCGCACCGCGACGACGCTCTCCGACGGCACGCCGCCCACGTTCCTCGGGATCACCACCGTGAGCAACGTGACCTCCACCACGGTCGACCTCAACTGGGCCGCGGCGACCGACGACCAGACCATCGCTGGCGACATCGTCTACGACGTCTACCAAGCGGAGGCCGCCGGCGGCGAGACCTTCGGGCCGACACCGACGCTCAGTTCGCTGCCCGGGGCGACGAGCGTCACCATCCCCGACCTGACGCCCGCCAAGCAGTACTACTGGGTCGTCCGTGCGCGCGACAAGGCCGGCAACCGCGACCAAAACACCGTCGAAAAGACCGGGACCACGAAGGTCAGCTTTCAGCTCAACGTCTTCCCCATTCTTTCGCAACACTGCGCCACCGCCGGGTGTCACGTGGCTGGCAACCCGCCCTTTGGCCTCGTCCTGACGCCTCGTTCCATCGCCTACGGCAACCTGCTGCTCAACTCCGGAGAGGTGCCCGCGTCGAAGCGTGTCCTCGCAGGGGACTCCGCGAACAGCTACTTGTTCAAGAAGCTGAACGGCCCGCCGCCCGCGCCGCCGGCGCCGCCTGTGGGCGAACTGATGCCGCCGGCCGTCGCCAACGATGTCCTGACGGCCAACGAGCGGAATACGATCAAGAGCTGGATCGACCAGGGCGCGCTCAGCAACTGACGCCCCGGCAAACCGCTGGAAATTCGAGCCCGCGGCTCTTCCGAAAGGTTCATCGGCTGGGGCCGTTGCGGTACCATCGGCGCCCATGACTCGCGCCGCTTCGTCTTCGCTCTTCTTCCGCCTCGGACTCGTGCTCATGCCGCCCATCGCGGTGCAGGCGTGCTCGCTCATCAACGCCTTCGACGACGTGAAGCCCGCCGTGGGCGACGCGTCGACGTCGGGCGGCGACGGCGGCGACACCGAGGCTGGCGGTGGCGACGCCAGCGGCGACGGCAACGTGTCGACGGATGCGCCGGTGGTGGACACGGGCGTCGACGCCGGGCCCGAGGGCCTCGTTGTCGTTGCGGCGTTCCAGGCGGCCGGCATTGTCGGCGACGCGAGCGTGCCCGCTCGCTACGTCACGTCGGTGCTCAACGCCGCCGACGGGAAGGAGCTTTCTCGTGAAGTGCTCCCGATCATGGGGAGCATCTACGACGAGGGGGCCGACCTTTGGTATCTCTTCGAGGCCAAGGTCACCGACGCACCTGGCTCCAGCGGACCTTCACCCGATCCTTACGCCGGCGACTCGGTCTTCGTGCGTCTCCGGAAGCTCGCCTCCGACGGCAAATGGACGGAGCTGTCGCGCGTGCGCGTTCCCGTGCCAACCACGACGGGCGGCAACTTCGCAGCGCAAGCCGCCGCCTTGGACAACCGCCTCGCGTACCTGGCCTTCGCGCCCGATGCGGCCACGCCGGCCTCCCTCGTGGTGCTCGACACAACCGACGCCGGCGCTTTCGGTGACGCGTCGGTAGACGCGAGCTCATGGCTCGCGAGCGAGCTGCTGAGCGTGGCGCCCCTTGGCATCACCGGCTCGCGCCTCAATGGCAACAGCGACAACGTCACGTTGGTGCAGAACAAGTGTGTCGGCACGAACTGTCAGTTCGAGCTCTTTCCCATGAAGCTGCCGCACGCTTCGCTGAGCATCGCGCCGCGGGCGGGAGGGCCTGTGCCCGTGGGCAAGCCTTACAACTCGGGCACGACGCCGAATCAGGCCATTGGTGCGGCGGCCTACACGTCGCCCACCGAGTTGTTCGCGGTCCCCGGCTCGGCCACCGACGCGGGCGCCCTGCTCACGTCCTACTCGGCCGTCGACACCTTTGCCCTGAGCTCGGTTCCCTTTACGACTACGTCGGCAACGCCTGGGCAGTTTCGCAGTCTTGCGGTCTCCACGTGTTTGGAGGCGGCGTTCGTCGCCGAGCGGATCGGCAACTCCATCATCGCGGTCCCGCTGAAGGCAGGAGGGACGCCGCTGCAGATCGTCGCGTCGGGGACGGTGACCTTCGAGCCGTACACGAGCGCGCTACTCGTCGAGAGCAGCGGCAGCGTGTCGGCCTTCACCATTGCGGCCTCGGGAAACGGCTTCTCGCAGACGGCGCGGCCGGCGTTCAAGATGCCCAGTGATCTCAAGGCCTATCAGGTGGCTACGCGGCAGAGCCTCTCATTTCCGCCGGCCAAGTGCCCGAAGTAGCTCGTCAGGTTGACGACCCGCGCGCCGCGCCGCGGTTGAGTTCGCTCACCAAGTAGTCGACGACGCGCTCGAAGGGGTCGAACCCGAAGGCCTGGGCGACGGCAGGCCGCAGGTTCGAGTTCGCGTTGACGTCGTAGAAGACGAGGCGGCCGTCTTTTGCTTCAAGGTATTCGATGCCGGCGACGTCAAGGCCACCGGCGCGGACGATGCTGAGGCCAGAAGCCACGGCTTCGGGCGGTACCTCTTTGTACGGAAAGAACTCGACGGGCTTGGTTGGCTTCCTCTCGGGCACCTCGCAGTGGGAGTCGCCGCCGCCTTCCGGGTTGCACATCTCGGACGGGCACAGGTTGAAGGCGCCATGGGACACGACGCGCATCGCGTAGAGCAGCTCGTCGCCCAGAAATTCCATGCGCACGATGCCGCGCTCGGCGTCGACGTCGAAGTGCTCTTGCAGGAGCAGGAGGTTGTCGGGCGTCCACAGCTCGGGCTGGTCCCGGAGGAGCCGCCGCAGCTCATGCTTGGATTGGAGGAGGTACATCCTGGCGCCGCTGCCGCCTTGCTCCGGCTTGAGAAGCGCGGGCCATTCGGACCAAGCGTCGCAGGCGGCGTCGACGTCGTTGAAGGCCAGCGAGCGCGGATGAGCGATGCCGAGCTTCTTCATGAGCGATCCTTGC harbors:
- a CDS encoding fibronectin type III domain-containing protein; this encodes MKTRRIVGPFALPLLGLLAGACGSDETPAGNNVTCGTGTRLEGTVCLSDGAGPGGTLPDGGPASATDATTAGAAAPQFTGVTSVAPATTTSLQITWDAAKDTTTPAEKLVYNVYVATSAGAQNFSAPTFTTPPGATSVVLSTFTNNTTYFVVVRAVNEAKVEDKNTAEKSGKTEADSVVPAFAGATLAEPAADGSLKISWTPATDDRTAAAGMTYLVYLATSAGGEDLSGPSYVSDVGASSIVIKNLPVAEGTYYAIVRARDAAGNLDTNKVEVSAKNGKDTKAPVFAGCTSATVKDASTITVSWKAATDDTTPAGAIVYDVFASKTAGVQDFTTPTATFSSGTLGDVGGLLPSSQYFLVCRARDLSGNADTNKLERTATTLSDGTPPTFLGITTVSNVTSTTVDLNWAAATDDQTIAGDIVYDVYQAEAAGGETFGPTPTLSSLPGATSVTIPDLTPAKQYYWVVRARDKAGNRDQNTVEKTGTTKVSFQLNVFPILSQHCATAGCHVAGNPPFGLVLTPRSIAYGNLLLNSGEVPASKRVLAGDSANSYLFKKLNGPPPAPPAPPVGELMPPAVANDVLTANERNTIKSWIDQGALSN